From the genome of Rubrobacter calidifluminis:
ATCCGGTAGAGGATACCGACGGCTGCAAAAGATACCATCAGGCTCGATCCGCCATAGCTCACGAACGGGAGCGTCATCCCGGCGAGCGGCAGCATACCGGTCGCGGCCCCGACGTTGAAGACCGCCTGCACGGTGAGCATCGTCGTGATCCCGGCCGCCACGCAGCGCGCGGCGATCGTGGGGGCATCGAGCGCGATTCTGTAGCCCGCGAGCGCCACGAAGACGAAAGCCGCGATGACGACGAGCATGCCTATCAGGCCGAGCTCCTCCCCGATGAGCGCGAAGACCATGTCCGTCCGTATCTCCGGGATGTAGGCCACCCGCTCCCCGGCGCCGGGTCCGGCCCCGAGTATGTTGCCACTCTTTATCGCCAGTATCGACTGCACGATCTGGTACCCCGACCCCTTGGCCGAGGACCACGGGTCGAGGAACGTCAGGAACCGTTGCCTGCGGTAGGGCTCGAGCAGCATGACCCCGACCAGCAGCACGGCCGACACCGCTCCCAGAGAGACCAGGCTCCGCGTGCGTACCTCGGAGGCGAGGAGCACCCCGCCGACCCCGGAGATGATCACGAGCGAGGTCCCGAAGTCCGGCTCGGCGACCACCAGCAGGAAGAGCAGCCCGACCGCCGCGAGCGCGCCGACCGGGAACCTCCCACCAGGCCGGTAGCGGGCGAGCGCGAAGCCCGCGACGAAGATGGCGGCCAGCTTGGCGAACTCCGAGGGCTGCAGGCTCAAAAATCCGAGGTCGAACCACCTCCTCGCCCCCCCGACCTCGGTCCCGACCCCCGGCACAAGGACCAGAAGCAGGGCCGCGAGCACGGCCAGGTAGAAGGCCGGGTAGACCCTGCGCCACGTGGTGTATCGGATCTTCCTGACTACCGCGAAGATGACGACCCCGAGCACGATGTGCGCCGCCCGTACGAGCAGGTAGTGCGCCCCGTAATCTCTATATGTGGCCGAGTAGACCATCACCGCCCCGAGCAGCGAGAGCCCGAGCGCGACGAGGAACAGATTGGCCCGAACGGATCCCCGCTGCAGCATCTAGCCGGCTTCCTCCCTCGCGAGCCGCGCGAAGAATTCCCCCCGCTCGGCGTATCCGGAGAACTCGTCGAAGCTCGCGCATCCGGGCGAGAGGAGCACCACGTCCCCGGCCCGGGCCTCCCGGCGCGCGGCTTCCACCGCCTGGGCCAGGTCGGGCACCAGCAACAGCCTCCCGTCCATCGCCGCCTCCCGCGCCAGATAACCTCGTATTTTGGGGCCCGCCTTCCCGAAACAGACCACCGTCCGGCACCGCCCGAGGTACGGCACGATCTCCTCGAAGCCGGTCTCCTTCTCCGAGCCTCCGAGCAGGAGCACCACCGGCCGGTCGAAGCTCTCCAGGGCGGCGGCGACCGAGGAGGGATTGGTCGCCTTCGAGTCGTCCACGTAGAGCACGCCCCCCCGTTCGGCGACGACCTGCATGCGGTGCGGCTTGAGCCGGTAGGAGACGAGGGCTGCGGCGATCCCGGCCCGGTCCGCGCCGAGCCTCTGCGCCAGGGCCGCCGCGAAGAGCGCGTTCTCCAGGTTGTGCCGGCCGGTGAAAGAGAGCCGCCCGGTCTCGACGAGACGCTCGCCGCGCAGAAGGAGCCACCCGTCGCGCACCTCCGTTCCCTCCTCCCCGACCACGAGAGTCTCGGCCGCGAGCGACGGCGCTGCCCCGCTCCCGACCGGGTCGCGGGCGCTCACGACCGCGAGATCCTCCGGCCGCTGCCCCGCGAAGATCCTGAGCTTGTCCCGGGCGTACTCCTCGAAGGAGGAGTGCCAGTCGAGGTGGTCCGGCCGCACGTTGAGGAGGGCGGCGGCCTCAAAACCGAACCCTTCGAGGTAGTGGAGCTGGAAGGAGGAGAGCTCGAGCAGCAGCACCCCCGCGCGCCGCGCCTCCTCGACGCAACCGCTGAGCGCCCGCCAGGAGTTGCCCGCCACGGCGTGATCCACGCCGGCCTCGCGCAGCATCGCGCCCGCCATGTCCACCACGGTTGTCTTGCCGTTGGTGCCCGTCACCGCCGCGATCCGCACCCCACCTCCGAGCATCCCGAGCGCGACCCCGACCTCGGGTACGATCTCCAGCCCCCTCTTTTCCGCAGCCGAGAGAACCGGGTCAGAGGGCGGCACGCCCGGGCTCACCACCACCCGCCCGACGCCCTCCAGGGCTTCGTCCGGGGAGACCCCGAGCCGTCCCTCGACCCCGAGCTCCCGCACGAGCCGGCGCAGCTCCGTGGAATCCGCCAGGTCCGCGGCGACGACCCCCATCCCGCTCTCATCGAGCAGCGCCCGGCACGCCGCGCGTCCCGACTCTCCGAGCCCGTAAACCAGTGTCTTCCCTGACTTCATGACCTCCTCACGCCGAGTTGTAGAGGGTGAAGTAGTAGAGGATGAACCCCGAGGCGGCGAAGGCCGCCTGCACGATCCAGAAACGCACCACGACCTTGTTCTCCTTCCACCCCGAGAGCTCGAAGTGGTGGTGGATCGGGGCCATCTTGAACACCCGCCGGCCGGTCATCTTGAAGACCGTGTACTGGATGATCACCGAGAGGGCCTCTATGACGAACAGCCCGCCCACCACCGGCAGGATCAGCTCGGTCTTGGTCAGGATGGCGGCCGCGGAGAGCACCCCACCGATGGCCAGAGACCCGGTATCCCCCATGAACACCTCCGCGGGGTGCGCGTTGTACCAGAGGAATCCGACCGCTGCCCCGGCCATCGCCCCGCAGATCACGGCCACGTCGTACTGCCGCTCGAGGAAGGCTATCCCGGTATAGGCGGTGAGCGCCAGCGTTCCGGTCCCGGCCGCGAGCCCGTCGAGCCCGTCGGTGAGGTTCACCGCGTTCGTCGTCCCGGCTATGACGAGCAGCGAGAACAAACAGAAGAACACCACTCCCAGTACCCCGGGACCGAGCATCAGGTTCCGGTCGAGCCCCGGCACCACGACCTCCTGCGTCATCCCGACGTAGTGCAGCGCCAGCACGTCCGCAACCACCACCGCCCCCACCTGCAAGAGGAACTTGTAGCGGGCGCTCAGCCCCTCGCTGCGCCGCTTGGAGATCTTCTGCCAGTCGTCGTAGAGCCCGATCCCGGCGGCCACCGCGATGATTATCAGCATCGCCACCGTCGTCCAGTTGAGCCGCGCCACGACCGCGAGCGCCCCCAGGAGCCCCAGCAGCATGACCACCCCGCCCATCGTCGGGGTGCCCGCCTTGATCAGGTGCGTCTGCGGACCCTCCTCGCGCACGAACTGGCCGAACTTCCGGCTCTGCAGAAACGCTATGAATTTGGAGCCGAGGCTGACCGTCACGAAGAATGCGACCCCGGCCCCCAGAATCACGCTAAACAACGGCCAGGCTCTCTCTCAGCCTGCGGGTCAGCGCGTCGAGCCCGACGCCGCGCGACCCCTTGACGACCACGTAATCCCCGTCCTCCAGGCGCTCCTCCAGCACCCCGTAAGCCTCTTCGACGTCCCCGCACGGGACGACCTCGCCGGAGAAACCCTCGGCGTACCAGCGCGCCTCGTCGCCGACGCAGACCAGAAGATCGAAGCCGAGCTCGTCCGCGAGGCGTCCGATCTCCCGGTGGTACTCCCGGGCCCAGAGACCGAGCTCGTACATCCCGCCGAGCACGGCGACGCATCTCCGCCCCTGCTCTCCGGCCTGCGACCTCGCGTAGCGCAGCACGGCCTGCATCGCCGCCGGAGAGGCGTTGTAGGTATCGTCGTAGAGCACTATGTCCCCCCGCAGGCGATAGACCTCCCCGCGCAGCCCGGTCCGCTTCACCCGCGAGAGCCCCGCCGCACACTCCTCCAGCGAGAGCCCCAGAGCGAGCGCCCCGCCCGTGGCGGCGAGCAGAGGCTGAACGAGGTGCGTCCCGAAGACGGGGCTGCACACCCGGACGCTCTGAGACCCCAGGTGCATCCTGAAACCGAGCCCCTCCGGCCCTTCCCTGACCTCCGAGGCCCAGAGGTCCACGCCTTCCTGCCGCTCCCGACCGAAGGTTATCCGGCGACGGAGGTTTCTTCCCTCGGCGATCGCCGCCGGGGGAACCCCCACCGGCGCGACCATCACCCCATCGTCGGGGAGCGAGCGCGCGAGCTCCCCCTTGCCCCGGGCGATGCCCTCGATGCTCCCGAAAGTGTCCAGGTGCACCGGGGCGATGGCGGTGAGAACACCCACCTGCGGGGGTGCGATCCGGCAGAGGTGGGCGATGTCACCCTCGTGCGTCGCCCCCATCTCGAGCACCATCACCTCCGAGCTCTCGTTCGCCGAGAGTACGGTGAGCGGCAGCCCGATCTCGTTGTTGTAGTTGCCGCCGGTGGCGGTAACGTGCCTGCCCGCCGTCCTCAGGATGGCGGCGAGCGCGTCCTTTGTCGTGGTCTTGCCGACGCTCCCGGTTATCCCGACGACGACCGGGGGCTCGGGCTCCCAGGTCTCGATGCTCCAGCGCGCCAGACGCTGCAGGGCGTCGAGCGGGTCGTCCACCACGAGCGTGGGCCCTTCGACCGGCCGGCTGGCGACCACCGCCACGGCCCCGCGCGCGAGGGCGTCCCCGGCGTACTCGGCGCCGTCCACGCGCCCCCTGAGCGCGAAGAAGAGCTCGTCTGGCCCCGCCCGGCGGGAATCGATGCACACGCCGCGCACCGTCCGTCCGACCCGTGCGCCCACCAGCCGGGCCCCGATCACCCGGGCCACCTCTTCGAGCGGCGTACCCCTCATGTCTGGCAAACCGCCCTCTTGTCGGGGGCCACGCCCGCGACCCGGGGGTCGGGCGGCACGTTGTAGTAGCTCAATGTGTAGCCCATGACATCCCTGAAGTACGGTGCCACGACCGTCTCCCCGTAGATATCCCCCTGTGGATCATCCACGATCATGAGCACCAGGTACCTGGGGTCGTCGGCTGGAGCGAACCCGATGAACGACGCGACGTAGTCCGTGCTCGAGTAGGCACCGGTCGCAGGATCGACCTTCTGTGCCGTACCGGTCTTCCCGGCGATCCTGTATCCCGGAATTCTGGCGCACACTCCTGTCCCCTTGTCGACGACGCTCTGCAGCATCCGGTTTACTATAGATGAGGTTCGGGGGCTTATCACCCTGGGTCCGGGCCTGGTGTCGTGTCCCTGCACCACGTGTGGGGTGACGAGCCGGCCGCCGTTGGCGATCGCCGCGTAGCCGGCGGCGAGCTGCAGCGGGGTGACAGTGAGCCCCTGGCCGAAGGGTATGTTGCCTATCGTCGTCCCGCTCCACTGCCGATACGGGGGCACGTACCCCGTCGCCTCACCGGCGAGGTCTATGCCGGTCTTCCTGCCGAACCCGAACCGCTCTATGTACTCGTAGAGCCGCCGCCCCCCGAGCCTCTCCGCGATCTTGGTCGCCCCCACATTGCTCGACTGCTGCAGTATCTTCGCCGGGGTCATCTGCTCCACAGGATGAGGCAGCGAATCATGCACCACGGCGCCGGGTATCTGGATCTGATCCGGCACCGTGAAGGTGGTTCGCGGGGTTATTACCCCCTCCTGCAGAGCGGCGGCGACCGTGAACGCCTTGAAGGTCGAGCCCGGTTCGTACGGATCGGTGAGCACCCGGTCGCGCTGGAGTGCGCCCGGCGCCTGGTCGTAGTGGTTGTCGTCGTAGCCGGGAACGTTGGCGAGGGCCAGGATGGAGCCGTCTCTCACGTTCATCACCAGCCCTTGGGCGCTCCTCGCGTGGAAGCGGCTCATCGACTCGGAGAGGGCCTTCTGCAGCTGTTGCTGCACCGCAGCGTTTATGGTCAGGCGCACGTCCTGCCCCCTCGAGAGCCTCCCGTCGTAGGTCGCCTCGACTCCACCGTAGGCCCGGCCGTAATCGCTGTAGTAGCCGAGCAGCTGGCTGGCGAGGTCCCCGTCGGGATAGACGCGCTTCGCGTCGGATATGGTGTATACGCCCTCTATACCGAGTGCACGCACCTTCCGCGCCACCCCGAGATCCACGTCCCGGGCGACCACACTGTAGCCGCTGAGCCGGCCGTCGGAGCCGCGCCTGGTGAGCAACCCCTCTATCTCTTTCGGGTTCATCCCCCCGCCGAGGACGCGCGAGAGCTCCTTTGTGGCCTTCTCCGGGTCCCTGACCTGATAGGGCGTGGCCACCACGTCGGCGGTCTTGACCGAGGTCGCGAGCTTCTGTCCCCCCATGCCGACGATGTCGCCACGCCCGGCGGCCACGTCCTGTACCACGCCCCCCGCCTGCTCGGAGGCGAGCGTCCTGTACGCCCCGGTCCCATCCAGGCTCAGGTAGGCAGCCCGTCCGCCCAGCAGGAGCCCCGCGACGGCAACCCCGGCCGCCACCGCCCGCAGGCGTGACCGGCCGGTCCCGGGACGCGCGCGGGATCGCCTCCCGCGCCTGGTTTTCATCCTCCGCCTATCTTCCTCCTCCGGCGTCCTTCTTCTGCTGGGCATTCTCCCCATCCTCCCCGTTCTTTCCTGTGACGTAGACCTTCATGTCGGTGCCGCCCGGGTCTCTCATCCCGAGCTCCGTGCGTGCCAGCGTGCGTATCCTCTGCGGCCGCGAAAGCCGGGCCACCCGGACGTCGAGCTTCTCCCCTTGAGCCTGCATCCGGGCCTGCTGCTGCCTGAGATCCTGCACCCGGACGTCCAGCCGGCTCAAGATGGTGTGTACGTAGACGTTGCCGAGCATCAGCAACACGGGAACGACGACGAGCGCGATGAACCTGCGACGCCGGATGGCGGCACGCCGGCGCATCTGCCGGCGGCGCCGGATCTCGCGCCGCCGGATCTCACGCTCCCGCTCGTCGCCCCTCTCCCAGATCTCCGGCGACCACGCACGCCCCCGGTTCTCCTGCGGGACGGCCACCTAAGCCTCACCCTCCCTCGGAGGCTCGGCGGTACGCACGGCGCTCCTGAGCCGGGCGGAGGCGCTGCGGGGGTTGCGCCCCACCTCCTCCCGCGAGGGACGCATCACCTTGGCCCGCCGGAACGTCGGACGGGCCCCGCAGACGCAGACCGGCAGCTCCGGGGGACAGGTGCACCTGCCCTCCCTCTCCCTTATGAACCGCTTGACGATCCGGTCCTCCCCGGAGTGGAAGGAGACGACCACGAGCCTCCCTCCCTCCCGGAGCAGACGCTCCGTGGCCTCGAGCGCGCGCCGGAGCCCGCCGGGCTCGTCGTTGACGTGCATCCTCACCGCCTGAAAGACGCGCTTGGCGGGATTGCCCCCCCGACGCCTCCAGCCGACCGCCGCCCTCACCGCCTCCGCGAGATCCGTCGTGGTCGAAAGCGGGCGCCGCGCGGCGATCTCCCGCGCGATGCGGTGGGCCTCGCCCGGCACGACGTCCCCGTGGCGCACGAGGACCCCCGCGATCTCTTCTTCGGAAGCCCCGTTCAGGAAGTCCGCCGCGGAGACACCAGAGGTCGGATCCATCCTCATGTCCAGCGGCCCCTCGCGCACGTAGCTGAAGCCCCGTCCGGGGTCGTCGACCTGGTGGCTCGAAAGCCCAAGGTCGAAGAGGACCGCGTCAACCCGCCAGCCCTCCTCGACCATCTCCCGCAGGACCTCGTCGTAGGGGCCGGGACGGAAGACGAAGCGCGCGTCGCGCACCAGTGCGGCCCGCCGCCCCGCCTCCGGATCCCGGTCCACCCCAACGACTCTCCCATCCTCCCCGAGCAGCTCCAGTATCCTGCGGGTGTGCCCCCCGCCGCCGAAGGTGGCGTCGACCACCGTCTCGGAGCCCCGGAGGTCGAGCGCCTCCATCACCTCCTCGAGCATCACCGGCGTGTGCGAGAGCGCCATCACGCCCCTACAGCTCCCTCCCGGCGAACTCCTCAACGATGTCCGCAAAGGTCTCGTCCGCACCCTCCACGTAACGGTTCCACTCCCTGGTGTCCCAGATCTCCAGCCGGTCGTCAACGCCGGTCAGCGTGACATCCCGCTCAAGCCCCGCATACCGCGCAAGCTTGGCCGGGATGAGGACCCGCCCCTGCCTGTCGAGCGTCGCCTCGAACGCCATCGAGAAAAACATCCTCGAAAGCTGGCGCCCACGCGCCGAGAGATCCGCATTGGCCTTTATGTTCGCCTTGAAGGCCGCCCACTCCTCGGGCGGGAACGCAAACAGGCACCGGTCCACACCCTTGGTGATCACGATACCACCCTCGAAGTAAGGCCGGAGCTTGGAAGGGAGGGTGAGCCGCCCCTTCTCATCCAGCGTGTGTTCGTACTCGCCAAGGAGAGCCAGGGCATCTCCCTCCCACTACGCTCCACTTTGACCCACGGCTGCGGTGATTCTTGCATATCACTCCACAAACCGCAATCCATAGGGGTCCAAAACCACTTCCAACACCATCTGGAGCCCATATTTCATCCTTTATCCCTCCCCCCCAGGGATATGGACCCCCTCCTAAAAAGATCGGAATCGGGATCTCATGGGCTGGAGAGAAAAATTTCCCATCGTGGGAGGCTGCCCAATATCTCTGGACGGTTGCAGGGATGGTCCCCAACATGTTGCGGAGAAGCGAATTGAATCTCTTGGAGGTATGGTGGGTGGGCCCACCAGGACTCGAACCTGGGACCGTCCGATTATGAGTCGGATGCTCTGACCAACTGAGCTATGGGCCCGCTGGGGGCTCCCCTGGCTGGACTCGAACCAGCAACCCTTCGGTTAACAGCCGAATGCTCTGCCAATTGAGCTACAGGGGAACGGCTTCTGCGGGGCGTAATTATACGGGCGGCTGGCATGGTGTTCAAGGAGAGGCAGGGAAGTCGCGCATCGCCTGCTCCAGTAGCCTGGCGCGGTCGTGCAGCCGGGCCTTGAGGTCGTAGTCGGTCGTCTCGCGCTTGCGGCGCCGGCAGCTGAGGACGCCGAGGCGCAGCCAGGACTCACGCACAGATTCTGGGGTGGGGAAGAGCCTCTGGCCGTAGCTGGCGAGTTCTCCGACGCTGTCCATCCTGTCTCTCAGGCGTTCGTCGGACAGTATATCGCCGGTCCCGGCACCAGCGAGCTCGGAGCAGACGGAGAAGATCTCCGCCTGTTCTGGATCGGGGAAGTCCTCCTTTCGCAGGAAGAAAGGCTCCGGCAGCACCGGCGAGATCACCCCCTCGCGCAGCAGGGGCGCGGTGAGATCGGGGCGGGTGATCATAAGCGCCAGCACCTCACGGCCCGCCTGCAGATAGGGGTCGTCGGGCGGCAAACCTCCGGATGCGACCCTTCCGGAACCATCCGGCATGAGCTTTCTTCCCTCCTGCAACAGCCGCGCCGGAACGCCGAGCGCCTCGGAGGCGATCCGGACCGCCTCCCTGTGCAGTACGGGATCCCTCACCCCCCTTATCAGAGCCCGTACCTCCGGCAGGGCGCGAGAACGGCTCGCGGCATCCGCCCCGAGGTACCGGTCGGCGATGCGTCGGATGCCGTACTCCATGACCGACACGGCGCCGGAGAGCATGGAGGAGAG
Proteins encoded in this window:
- a CDS encoding toprim domain-containing protein, with the protein product ILDRRGRVVGFGARVPGEGTPKYLNTPETEVFNKRELLYGLPQALRAMREERSAVVVEGYTDVLLLSQGGMKNVVATLGTAMTEAHLRTLSAHADTIYLLFDPDVAGERAIERVTAASARLGLDLRVLRLEEDPADWVLSHPASELSSMLSGAVSVMEYGIRRIADRYLGADAASRSRALPEVRALIRGVRDPVLHREAVRIASEALGVPARLLQEGRKLMPDGSGRVASGGLPPDDPYLQAGREVLALMITRPDLTAPLLREGVISPVLPEPFFLRKEDFPDPEQAEIFSVCSELAGAGTGDILSDERLRDRMDSVGELASYGQRLFPTPESVRESWLRLGVLSCRRRKRETTDYDLKARLHDRARLLEQAMRDFPASP
- a CDS encoding FtsW/RodA/SpoVE family cell cycle protein; amino-acid sequence: MLQRGSVRANLFLVALGLSLLGAVMVYSATYRDYGAHYLLVRAAHIVLGVVIFAVVRKIRYTTWRRVYPAFYLAVLAALLLVLVPGVGTEVGGARRWFDLGFLSLQPSEFAKLAAIFVAGFALARYRPGGRFPVGALAAVGLLFLLVVAEPDFGTSLVIISGVGGVLLASEVRTRSLVSLGAVSAVLLVGVMLLEPYRRQRFLTFLDPWSSAKGSGYQIVQSILAIKSGNILGAGPGAGERVAYIPEIRTDMVFALIGEELGLIGMLVVIAAFVFVALAGYRIALDAPTIAARCVAAGITTMLTVQAVFNVGAATGMLPLAGMTLPFVSYGGSSLMVSFAAVGILYRISEDSERVREVDAGASTSEDTDSGRRNGRARDPRAVRGRGARRAEGHG
- the rsmH gene encoding 16S rRNA (cytosine(1402)-N(4))-methyltransferase RsmH; amino-acid sequence: MALSHTPVMLEEVMEALDLRGSETVVDATFGGGGHTRRILELLGEDGRVVGVDRDPEAGRRAALVRDARFVFRPGPYDEVLREMVEEGWRVDAVLFDLGLSSHQVDDPGRGFSYVREGPLDMRMDPTSGVSAADFLNGASEEEIAGVLVRHGDVVPGEAHRIAREIAARRPLSTTTDLAEAVRAAVGWRRRGGNPAKRVFQAVRMHVNDEPGGLRRALEATERLLREGGRLVVVSFHSGEDRIVKRFIREREGRCTCPPELPVCVCGARPTFRRAKVMRPSREEVGRNPRSASARLRSAVRTAEPPREGEA
- the mraY gene encoding phospho-N-acetylmuramoyl-pentapeptide-transferase, translating into MILGAGVAFFVTVSLGSKFIAFLQSRKFGQFVREEGPQTHLIKAGTPTMGGVVMLLGLLGALAVVARLNWTTVAMLIIIAVAAGIGLYDDWQKISKRRSEGLSARYKFLLQVGAVVVADVLALHYVGMTQEVVVPGLDRNLMLGPGVLGVVFFCLFSLLVIAGTTNAVNLTDGLDGLAAGTGTLALTAYTGIAFLERQYDVAVICGAMAGAAVGFLWYNAHPAEVFMGDTGSLAIGGVLSAAAILTKTELILPVVGGLFVIEALSVIIQYTVFKMTGRRVFKMAPIHHHFELSGWKENKVVVRFWIVQAAFAASGFILYYFTLYNSA
- a CDS encoding peptidoglycan D,D-transpeptidase FtsI family protein gives rise to the protein MKTRRGRRSRARPGTGRSRLRAVAAGVAVAGLLLGGRAAYLSLDGTGAYRTLASEQAGGVVQDVAAGRGDIVGMGGQKLATSVKTADVVATPYQVRDPEKATKELSRVLGGGMNPKEIEGLLTRRGSDGRLSGYSVVARDVDLGVARKVRALGIEGVYTISDAKRVYPDGDLASQLLGYYSDYGRAYGGVEATYDGRLSRGQDVRLTINAAVQQQLQKALSESMSRFHARSAQGLVMNVRDGSILALANVPGYDDNHYDQAPGALQRDRVLTDPYEPGSTFKAFTVAAALQEGVITPRTTFTVPDQIQIPGAVVHDSLPHPVEQMTPAKILQQSSNVGATKIAERLGGRRLYEYIERFGFGRKTGIDLAGEATGYVPPYRQWSGTTIGNIPFGQGLTVTPLQLAAGYAAIANGGRLVTPHVVQGHDTRPGPRVISPRTSSIVNRMLQSVVDKGTGVCARIPGYRIAGKTGTAQKVDPATGAYSSTDYVASFIGFAPADDPRYLVLMIVDDPQGDIYGETVVAPYFRDVMGYTLSYYNVPPDPRVAGVAPDKRAVCQT
- the murD gene encoding UDP-N-acetylmuramoyl-L-alanine--D-glutamate ligase; amino-acid sequence: MKSGKTLVYGLGESGRAACRALLDESGMGVVAADLADSTELRRLVRELGVEGRLGVSPDEALEGVGRVVVSPGVPPSDPVLSAAEKRGLEIVPEVGVALGMLGGGVRIAAVTGTNGKTTVVDMAGAMLREAGVDHAVAGNSWRALSGCVEEARRAGVLLLELSSFQLHYLEGFGFEAAALLNVRPDHLDWHSSFEEYARDKLRIFAGQRPEDLAVVSARDPVGSGAAPSLAAETLVVGEEGTEVRDGWLLLRGERLVETGRLSFTGRHNLENALFAAALAQRLGADRAGIAAALVSYRLKPHRMQVVAERGGVLYVDDSKATNPSSVAAALESFDRPVVLLLGGSEKETGFEEIVPYLGRCRTVVCFGKAGPKIRGYLAREAAMDGRLLLVPDLAQAVEAARREARAGDVVLLSPGCASFDEFSGYAERGEFFARLAREEAG
- a CDS encoding septum formation initiator family protein, whose translation is MAVPQENRGRAWSPEIWERGDEREREIRRREIRRRRQMRRRAAIRRRRFIALVVVPVLLMLGNVYVHTILSRLDVRVQDLRQQQARMQAQGEKLDVRVARLSRPQRIRTLARTELGMRDPGGTDMKVYVTGKNGEDGENAQQKKDAGGGR
- a CDS encoding UDP-N-acetylmuramoyl-tripeptide--D-alanyl-D-alanine ligase gives rise to the protein MRGTPLEEVARVIGARLVGARVGRTVRGVCIDSRRAGPDELFFALRGRVDGAEYAGDALARGAVAVVASRPVEGPTLVVDDPLDALQRLARWSIETWEPEPPVVVGITGSVGKTTTKDALAAILRTAGRHVTATGGNYNNEIGLPLTVLSANESSEVMVLEMGATHEGDIAHLCRIAPPQVGVLTAIAPVHLDTFGSIEGIARGKGELARSLPDDGVMVAPVGVPPAAIAEGRNLRRRITFGRERQEGVDLWASEVREGPEGLGFRMHLGSQSVRVCSPVFGTHLVQPLLAATGGALALGLSLEECAAGLSRVKRTGLRGEVYRLRGDIVLYDDTYNASPAAMQAVLRYARSQAGEQGRRCVAVLGGMYELGLWAREYHREIGRLADELGFDLLVCVGDEARWYAEGFSGEVVPCGDVEEAYGVLEERLEDGDYVVVKGSRGVGLDALTRRLRESLAVV
- the mraZ gene encoding division/cell wall cluster transcriptional repressor MraZ; protein product: MALLGEYEHTLDEKGRLTLPSKLRPYFEGGIVITKGVDRCLFAFPPEEWAAFKANIKANADLSARGRQLSRMFFSMAFEATLDRQGRVLIPAKLARYAGLERDVTLTGVDDRLEIWDTREWNRYVEGADETFADIVEEFAGREL